A window from Triticum aestivum cultivar Chinese Spring chromosome 6D, IWGSC CS RefSeq v2.1, whole genome shotgun sequence encodes these proteins:
- the LOC123144227 gene encoding leucine-rich repeat receptor protein kinase MSP1-like has protein sequence MLWKDSLYLLVQLLCIIRISASPESDKRNLFVLRNAIPQGKGFLSDWFDPKTPPCRWSGITCAGDAVVAIDLSHVPLYVPFPSCIGAFQLLVRLKVSGCQFNGELPEVVGNLRQLQYLDLSNNQLAGPLPVSVFDLKMLKELVLDKNCLSGQLSPAIGQLQHLTKLSMSVNSISGSLPPELGTLQNLEFLNLNRNTFSGSLPAAFSNLTRLSYLAASNNSLTGSIFPGIGTLVNLRRLVLSSNGLTGPIPEEIGQLENLELINLMNNGFTGSIPEEIGHLKRLKVLKLSNCKFNGAIPRSIGGLESLMTLDISGNNFTAELPTSVGELSNLTKLLAVHAGLTGAIPKELGNCKKLTAIDMSFNHFTGSIPEELAELEAIISFKAEGNRLSGRIPDWLRNWGNIMSISLANNMFSGPLPLLPLQHLVEFSAGKNLLSGPIPAGVCQAISLRSLNLYSNNLTGSIKETFKGCRNLTTLNLQVNQLCGEIPEYLAELQLVSLDLTQNNFTGSLPDKFWESSTVQELYLSDNNLTGMIPESIAELSHLKILRIDNNYLEGPIPRSVGTLKGLITLSLCCNMLSGNIPVELFNCTNLVTLDLSYNSLTGHIPREISRLTLLNSLALSNNQLSGTIPSEICVGFSRASHVDLRFYQHQRLLDLSYNQLTGQIPTTIKDCAIVVELYLQGNLLNGTIPAELGELTGLATIDLSFNALVGHMLPWSAPSVQLQGLSLSNNRLNGSIPAEIGHILPAIYKLNLSGNTLTGNLPQSLLCNHHLSRLDVSNNNLSGEILFSCPDGDEGSSSALKTFNASNNHFSGSLDVSISNFTGLTSLDIHSNSLNGSLPSAVCNVTTLNYLDLSSNDFSGTIPCGICDMFNLVFANFSGNHIVGTYNLADCAANNINHKAAHPSYRVSLAAIVCGITIIIILLVLLGVYLRRRLLKRRSSWALVPASKTMVTSEETLRSKLLGKKSREPLSINLATFEHSLMRVAADDILKATENFSNLHIIGDGGFGTVYRAALFGGRQVAVKRLHGGHQLQDNREFQAEIETIGKVKHPNLVPLLGYCASGDERFLIYEYMEHGCLEAWLRKNRTDAAYALGWPDRLKICLGSAKGLAFLHHGFVPHIIHRDMKSSNILLDWDLEPRVSDFGLARIISACETHVSTNLAGTLGYIPPEYGLSMRCTARGDVYSFGVVMLELLTGQEPTGQEVDEGGGSLVGWVQWMVACRREKEVFDPCLLPASGACRQQMARVLAIARDCTADDPWARPTMLEVVKGLKATRMMENAPPATTLSRADLRW, from the exons ATGCTTTGGAAG GATAGCCTCTACCTGTTGGTCCAACTTCTCTGTATTATCCGTATATCTGCATCGCCGGAATCTGATAAAAGGAATCTATTTGTTCTGAGGAATGCAATTCCTCAAGGGAAAGGCTTTCTCAGTGACTGGTTTGATCCAAAAACTCCTCCATGCAGATGGTCAGGTATAACTTGTGCGGGAGACGCGGTTGTGGCCATAGATCTGTCCCATGTGCCACTCTATGTCCCTTTTCCGTCATGCATCGGGGCATTCCAGTTGCTTGTTCGGTTAAAGGTCAGTGGATGTCAGTTCAATGGTGAGCTCCCGGAAGTTGTGGGAAATTTGCGGCAGCTCCAGTACCTAGACCTGAGCAATAATCAGCTCGCTGGCCCCCTACCAGTTTCAGTATTTGACTTGAAGATGCTTAAAGAACTGGTGCTTGACAAAAACTGCCTTTCCGGACAACTGAGCCCTGCCATTGGTCAGCTTCAGCACCTCACTAAGCTATCCATGTCCGTGAATTCCATCTCTGGAAGCCTTCCTCCAGAGCTGGGAACCTTGCAGAACCTGGAGTTTCTGAACCTTAACAGGAACACATTCAGCGGGTCGTTACCGGCAGCTTTCAGTAATCTGACCCGGCTCTCATACCTTGCCGCAAGCAATAACAGCCTCACTGGATCAATATTTCCTGGAATAGGCACATTGGTGAACCTCAGGAGACTTGTTTTGTCGTCAAACGGTTTGACTGGGCCAATTCCTGAGGAGATTGGTCAACTGGAAAACCTGGAACTTATAAATTTAATGAACAATGGTTTCACTGGAAGCATTCCAGAAGAGATTGGTCACCTGAAGCGGCTAAAAGTGCTTAAACTCTCCAACTGCAAGTTCAATGGTGCCATACCTCGGTCAATCGGTGGTCTTGAAAGCTTGATGACTCTTGATATATCAGGGAACAACTTCACTGCTGAACTCCCAACATCTGTCGGTGAACTGAGCAATCTAACTAAATTGTTAGCAGTTCATGCAGGGCTCACTGGGGCCATACCGAAAGAACTTGGTAACTGCAAGAAGCTTACTGCTATAGACATGTCCTTCAATCATTTTACTGGCTCTATCCCTGAAGAACTTGCAGAGTTAGAAGCTATTATCAGCTTTAAAGCGGAAGGTAACAGACTGTCGGGTCGCATTCCAGATTGGCTTCGAAACTGGGGGAATATTATGTCTATATCGTTGGCGAACAACATGTTCAGTGGGCCTCTGCCATTGCTGCCTTTGCAGCATTTGGTTGAATTCTCTGCAGGAAAAAACCTGCTCTCAGGCCCTATCCCTGCCGGGGTGTGTCAAGCTATCTCTCTGCGGTCACTCAACTTGTATAGTAACAATCTGACAGGGAGTATCAAGGAGACATTCAAAGGATGCAGGAACCTCACTACACTGAATTTGCAAGTTAACCAGCTCTGTGGTGAGATACCAGAATACTTGGCTGAGCTACAGCTAGTAAGCCTGGATCTCACCCAGAACAATTTCACGGGGTCTCTGCCTGACAAGTTCTGGGAGTCATCAACTGTTCAGGAACTCTATCTCAGTGATAATAACCTCACCGGCATGATCCCTGAGAGCATTGCCGAACTTTCCCACTTGAAGATTCTGCGGATTGACAATAACTACTTGGAAGGACCAATTCCACGGTCGGTCGGCACTCTAAAGGGTCTGATAACATTGTCTCTGTGTTGCAATATGTTGTCTGGGAACATCCCGGTAGAGCTCTTCAACTGCACAAACCTTGTCACGCTAGACCTGAGCTATAACAGTTTGACCGGACACATCCCAAGGGAGATATCACGCTTGACACTGCTTAATAGCTTGGCTTTGTCTAATAATCAGCTGTCAGGCACTATCCCTTCCGAGATCTGTGTGGGATTCTCGCGCGCGTCTCACGTTGATTTGAGATTTTATCAGCACCAACGACTTCTTGACCTGTCATACAACCAGTTGACTGGTCAGATCCCAACAACGATCAAGGATTGTGCTATAGTGGTGGAACTATACCTGCAAGGCAACTTGTTGAATGGAACTATTCCTGCAGAGCTTGGCGAGCTGACGGGTCTTGCAACCATTGACCTGTCTTTCAATGCATTAGTAGGACATATGCTTCCTTGGTCTGCACCATCTGTACAACTTCAGGGCCTTTCTCTGTCTAATAACCGCCTGAATGGATCCATTCCTGCTGAGATAGGCCACATTCTTCCTGCAATTTATAAGCTGAACTTGTCGGGTAACACGCTTACTGGCAATCTACCCCAGTCTTTGCTCTGCAACCATCACCTAAGCCGTCTGGATGTCAGTAACAACAACCTCTCTGGAGAAATCCTATTCTCCTGTCCCGATGGGGATGAAGGATCCTCGAGTGCCCTGAAAACGTTCAATGCAAGCAATAACCATTTCTCAGGGAGCCTCGATGTGTCTATCTCCAACTTCACAGGGCTGACCTCTCTTGATATCCACAGCAATAGCCTCAACGGGAGCCTGCCTTCAGCTGTCTGCAATGTTACCACTTTGAACTATCTTGACTTATCAAGCAACGATTTCAGTGGCACCATCCCATGTGGTATATGTGATATGTTTAACCTTGTGTTTGCCAACTTCTCTGGTAACCACATTGTTGGCACGTACAACTTAGCGGACTGTGCTGCTAATAACATCAATCACAAGGCGGCTCATCCATCTTATCGAGTTTCactagcagcaatcgtctgtggcATTACGATCATTATCATTCTATTGGTTCTTCTGGGGGTTTATTTGAGACGGAGACTATTGAAGAGAAGGTCCTCATGGGCTCTTGTACCTGCGAGCAAGACCATGGTGACCTCCGAGGAAACCTTAAGGAGCAAACTCCTAGGGAAGAAGTCACGGGAGCCTCTGAGTATCAACCTCGCGACATTTGAGCACTCACTGATGAGGGTCGCCGCAGATGATATCTTGAAAGCCACTGAGAATTTCAGTAATCTACACATCATAGGCGACGGCGGCTTTGGCACTGTCTACAGGGCAGCACTCTTCGGAGGCCGGCAAGTTGCTGTCAAGAGGCTGCACGGTGGCCACCAGCTCCAGGACAACCGTGAATTCCAAGCTGAGATAGAGACCATTGGGAAGGTGAAACACCCTAACCTTGTTCCCCTCCTTGGCTACTGCGCTTCCGGCGATGAGCGGTTCCTGATCTACGAGTACATGGAGCACGGGTGCCTCGAGGCATGGCTGAGGAAGAACCGGACCGACGCAGCCTACGCGCTGGGATGGCCGGACCGTCTCAAGATATGCCTCGGCTCTGCCAAGGGCCTGGCGTTCCTGCACCATGGCTTCGTGCCCCATATCATCCACCGGGACATGAAATCGAGCAACATCCTGCTGGACTGGGACCTGGAGCCGAGGGTTTCCGACTTCGGCCTCGCGAGGATCATCAGCGCGTGCGAGACCCATGTCAGCACCAACCTTGCCGGCACGCTCGGCTACATCCCCCCGGAGTACGGGCTGTCGATGCGATGCACCGCGAGGGGCGACGTCTACAGCTTTGGCGTCGTCATGCTAGAGCTGCTGACCGGGCAGGAGCCGACGGGGCAGGAGGTGGATGAAGGCGGCGGAAGCCTCGTCGGCTGGGTGCAGTGGATGGTGGCGTGCCGCCGCGAGAAGGAGGTGTTCGATCCCTGCCTCCTGCCGGCTTCGGGCGCATGCAGGCAGCAGATGGCGCGCGTGCTCGCCATCGCCCGGGACTGCACCGCCGACGACCCGTGGGCGAGGCCGACCATGCTGGAGGTGGTGAAGGGCCTGAAAGCGACACGGATGATGGAAAACGCGCCTCCGGCGACGACACTCTCCAGAGCGGACCTCCGGTGGTGA